In a genomic window of Occallatibacter riparius:
- the sdhA gene encoding succinate dehydrogenase flavoprotein subunit produces MAASPRIIVVGGGLAGLAAVIKIAEAGGSVDLFSIVPVKRSHSVCAQGGINAAKNLKGEGDTTWQHFDDTIYGGDFLANQTPVKAMCEAAPAIIDLLDRMGVPFNRTPEGLLDFRRFGGTLYHRTAFAGATTGQQLLYALDEQVRRYEAEGKVKKYEGWEFLSAIVDGKGVCRGITAMDLRTMELKAFPAEAVILATGGIGAIFGKSTNSVVCTGSAQAAVFQQGAYYANGEFIQVHPTSIPGEDKLRLMSESARGEGGRVWVPKKASDPRPWKQIPESERLYFLEEWYPKYGNLVPRDVATRAIHKVVYELGLGLDGQPMVYLDLTHIDRATLNRKLEGILEIYEKFVGDDPREVPMKIFPGMHYTMGGLWVDFNQMTNIPGLFAAGECEYQYHGANRLGANSLVSCIHGGFSAGPIALKYAKNVPAAEGDGGAAAEIARQAELNKQLITNQGNENPFRIWRELGATMTEHATVTRYNKGLKLADQKIVELTERYDNVNLADKSQWANTSFAFARQLKNMLELSRVVVQGALLRDESRGAHYKPDFPERNDEKFLKTTKASYTGTIEGPKFEFEDVDTQFIKPRPRRYDAAK; encoded by the coding sequence ATGGCGGCATCACCCAGAATCATCGTGGTTGGCGGCGGCCTGGCAGGCCTGGCGGCGGTTATCAAGATCGCCGAGGCGGGCGGCAGCGTCGACCTGTTTTCGATTGTCCCGGTCAAGCGCTCGCATAGCGTGTGCGCGCAGGGCGGAATCAATGCCGCCAAGAACCTGAAGGGCGAAGGCGACACCACCTGGCAGCACTTTGACGACACAATTTACGGCGGCGACTTTCTCGCCAACCAGACGCCCGTGAAGGCGATGTGCGAGGCTGCGCCGGCGATTATCGATCTGCTGGATCGCATGGGCGTGCCGTTCAACCGCACTCCCGAGGGACTGCTCGATTTCCGCCGGTTTGGCGGCACGCTGTATCACCGCACCGCATTTGCAGGCGCGACGACGGGCCAGCAGCTTCTGTACGCGCTCGACGAACAGGTGCGGCGCTACGAGGCCGAGGGCAAGGTTAAGAAGTACGAGGGCTGGGAGTTTCTGTCGGCCATTGTCGACGGCAAGGGCGTGTGCCGTGGTATCACGGCGATGGACCTCCGCACGATGGAACTGAAGGCCTTCCCTGCCGAGGCTGTGATCCTGGCGACGGGTGGTATTGGGGCGATTTTCGGCAAGAGCACTAACTCGGTTGTGTGTACGGGGTCGGCGCAGGCTGCGGTGTTCCAGCAGGGCGCCTACTACGCGAACGGCGAGTTCATCCAGGTGCATCCGACGTCGATTCCCGGCGAGGACAAGCTGCGACTGATGTCGGAGTCGGCGCGCGGCGAAGGCGGCCGCGTGTGGGTTCCGAAGAAGGCCAGCGACCCGCGGCCGTGGAAACAGATTCCCGAGAGCGAGCGCCTCTACTTCCTTGAAGAGTGGTACCCGAAGTACGGCAACCTGGTTCCTCGCGACGTGGCCACACGCGCAATTCATAAGGTCGTCTACGAACTCGGCCTCGGCCTCGATGGCCAGCCGATGGTTTACCTCGACCTGACGCACATTGACCGCGCCACGCTGAACCGCAAGCTCGAAGGTATCCTCGAGATTTACGAAAAGTTCGTCGGTGACGATCCACGCGAAGTGCCAATGAAGATCTTCCCCGGCATGCACTACACGATGGGCGGCCTGTGGGTGGACTTCAACCAGATGACCAACATTCCTGGTTTGTTTGCCGCAGGCGAGTGCGAGTACCAGTACCACGGCGCGAACCGCCTGGGCGCGAACTCGCTGGTGAGCTGCATTCACGGCGGATTCTCTGCTGGCCCAATCGCGCTGAAATATGCGAAGAACGTGCCCGCTGCCGAGGGCGATGGCGGCGCGGCTGCGGAGATCGCACGCCAGGCGGAGCTCAACAAGCAGCTCATCACCAACCAGGGCAACGAGAATCCGTTCCGTATCTGGCGCGAACTGGGCGCAACGATGACGGAGCACGCCACGGTTACTCGCTATAACAAGGGCCTCAAACTGGCTGACCAGAAGATCGTGGAGCTCACCGAGCGCTACGACAACGTGAACCTGGCCGACAAGAGCCAGTGGGCCAACACCAGCTTCGCGTTCGCGCGGCAGTTGAAGAACATGCTGGAGCTCTCGCGCGTGGTGGTGCAGGGCGCGCTGTTACGCGATGAATCGCGCGGCGCGCACTACAAGCCGGACTTCCCGGAGCGCAACGACGAGAAGTTTTTGAAGACGACGAAGGCCAGCTACACGGGCACCATCGAAGGCCCGAAGTTCGAGTTTGAAGATGTGGACACGCAGTTCATCAAGCCACGCCCGCGCCGTTACGACGCAGCAAAGTAA
- a CDS encoding non-canonical purine NTP pyrophosphatase — protein sequence MILRLFAATTSQGKLRDFRTAADAHGIAIVPLVNLDSITPPDETGTTFEDNAKLKAVYYSQFAPGELVVADDSGLEVDALHGAPGVRSARYAADAGLVDSPDVPMDNTDVWNNMLLLQRMATVPEAERAARYRCVLAAARDGKVVTTADGTVEGVIIQAPRGTGGFGYDPLFYLPELDATMAEITLEKKLTLSHRGRAIEALLAKIERLA from the coding sequence ATGATTCTTCGGCTTTTTGCCGCTACGACGAGCCAGGGAAAGCTGCGCGATTTCCGGACCGCTGCGGACGCGCACGGCATAGCGATCGTGCCGCTGGTGAACCTTGATTCGATCACTCCACCGGATGAAACCGGAACGACATTCGAGGATAACGCGAAGCTCAAGGCAGTCTACTATTCGCAGTTTGCGCCGGGCGAACTGGTGGTAGCGGACGATTCGGGGCTTGAGGTAGACGCGCTGCACGGCGCACCCGGGGTGCGGTCAGCGCGGTATGCGGCCGATGCGGGCTTGGTGGACTCGCCCGATGTCCCGATGGACAACACCGACGTTTGGAACAACATGCTGCTGCTGCAGCGCATGGCCACTGTGCCCGAGGCGGAGAGGGCGGCCCGCTATCGGTGCGTGCTGGCGGCCGCGCGCGACGGCAAGGTCGTGACAACTGCGGACGGCACTGTGGAGGGCGTGATCATTCAGGCTCCGCGCGGGACGGGCGGCTTTGGGTACGATCCTCTCTTTTATCTGCCGGAGCTGGATGCGACGATGGCAGAGATCACGCTCGAGAAGAAGCTGACGTTGAGCCATCGCGGGCGGGCCATTGAGGCGCTGCTTGCGAAGATTGAGCGTCTGGCGTGA
- a CDS encoding NADH-quinone oxidoreductase subunit N: MNYADLFRITLPETALEVAALLVLIIDLAFLRRAALNVRASVAALLGIAGCIAALWLMPGGGMFSIDGTANTALLVTGGLVSVAQIGILVLTGLTLVFLVDAAFTRHVGEYVAIVLMSATGGLLIAGAQDLLIIFIGLELLSLGLYVITAFAKQSGRSAEAAMKYYLFGGMSAAFLLFGFSYLYGLTGSTNLHQVVLGSITSYGSGSPLFYVALVLVAAGLGFKVAAVPFHLWAPDAYEGAPAPAAAFIASVSKVASFALLIGIGMAILRPFGNVHMVRMVVVQDGSVLKHFDGLSYQWSLLLAILAAASMVVGNLAALAQISVRRLLAYSAIAHAGYMLTALAYLSSRGASAILYYILTYGVTTIAAFGVIGVIESATGTDRLDGFLGLSKRNPLLAAVLLVLFLSLAGIPPLVGFWAKFNLFAAVLSVDAGVIPFVLVALAVAFSAVSLYYYLQVLKRAYVMPAVDEAPIRVHPVTMIVLLLIAAAVVVLGCLPSLLQNWIAKF; encoded by the coding sequence ATGAACTACGCAGATCTCTTCCGCATAACGCTGCCGGAGACGGCGCTTGAAGTCGCAGCACTGCTGGTGCTGATTATCGATCTGGCATTCCTACGCCGCGCTGCGCTGAATGTGCGCGCATCTGTCGCGGCTCTGCTCGGCATTGCCGGCTGCATCGCCGCGCTCTGGCTGATGCCGGGCGGCGGCATGTTCTCCATCGACGGCACTGCGAACACCGCGCTCTTGGTCACCGGCGGATTGGTCTCTGTCGCGCAGATCGGCATCCTGGTCCTCACCGGGCTCACGCTCGTCTTCCTCGTCGACGCGGCCTTCACGCGTCACGTCGGCGAGTATGTCGCCATCGTATTGATGTCCGCAACCGGCGGCCTGCTCATCGCCGGCGCGCAAGACCTGCTCATCATCTTCATCGGACTCGAGCTGCTCAGTCTCGGCCTCTATGTCATCACGGCGTTCGCCAAGCAATCCGGCCGTAGCGCTGAAGCGGCAATGAAGTACTACCTCTTCGGCGGCATGTCGGCAGCGTTCCTGCTGTTCGGCTTCAGCTACCTCTACGGACTCACGGGATCAACCAATCTCCACCAGGTGGTACTGGGATCCATCACCTCGTACGGATCAGGCAGTCCGCTGTTCTACGTGGCTCTCGTTTTGGTTGCGGCAGGACTCGGATTCAAGGTCGCCGCGGTGCCGTTCCACCTGTGGGCTCCGGATGCATATGAAGGCGCGCCCGCTCCTGCCGCGGCATTCATCGCTTCGGTCTCGAAGGTGGCAAGCTTCGCGCTGCTCATCGGGATTGGCATGGCGATTCTGCGCCCGTTCGGCAATGTGCACATGGTGCGCATGGTCGTGGTGCAGGACGGGTCGGTGCTGAAGCACTTCGACGGCCTCTCCTACCAGTGGTCGCTGCTGCTTGCGATATTGGCTGCTGCATCGATGGTCGTAGGCAATCTCGCCGCGCTCGCCCAGATCAGCGTACGACGTCTGCTCGCCTACTCCGCGATCGCGCATGCCGGTTACATGCTCACCGCCCTGGCGTACCTGTCCTCGCGCGGTGCGTCGGCAATCCTCTACTACATCCTCACCTACGGTGTGACCACCATCGCCGCATTTGGCGTCATCGGCGTAATCGAGAGCGCCACCGGCACCGATCGCCTCGACGGTTTCCTCGGCCTGAGCAAGCGCAATCCCTTGCTCGCCGCAGTCTTGCTGGTACTGTTCCTCTCGCTTGCCGGCATTCCGCCGCTGGTCGGCTTCTGGGCGAAGTTCAACTTGTTCGCAGCGGTGCTGTCGGTAGATGCCGGAGTGATTCCATTCGTACTCGTGGCGCTGGCTGTGGCCTTCAGTGCCGTATCGCTCTACTACTACCTGCAGGTCCTCAAGCGCGCGTACGTGATGCCCGCCGTCGATGAGGCCCCAATCCGCGTGCATCCGGTCACGATGATTGTGCTCCTGCTCATCGCGGCCGCTGTAGTTGTACTCGGATGCCTGCCAAGCCTGCTGCAGAATTGGATCGCGAAGTTCTAA
- a CDS encoding succinate dehydrogenase cytochrome b558 subunit — translation MATAQHPAAPKLRAGVQPLRAGEGNSFIWRKLHSLLGIIPIGAFLIEHLLSNFEALKGPVAYAAQVRFLNSLPLVRVLEWTFIFLPLAYHGFYGVYIWLRGKSNVVYYPWAGNWMYVAQRWTGLISLLYIGQHVWRQRFSGVDLPEHPGAAFWKVQQELSHPIMLAIYAIAMIAVCWHFAYGVWLFAAKWGITPGETARRRFGWICLAGGVLLCIMGLASMWAFISPKYQNAPQEVPVNQSVVQLQSVSVS, via the coding sequence ATGGCAACAGCCCAACATCCCGCGGCGCCCAAACTTCGCGCCGGAGTGCAGCCGCTCCGCGCCGGCGAGGGTAACTCGTTCATCTGGCGCAAGCTGCATTCGCTGCTCGGCATCATTCCTATCGGCGCATTTCTGATCGAGCATCTGCTGTCGAACTTCGAGGCGCTCAAAGGCCCTGTGGCCTACGCTGCGCAGGTGAGGTTCCTCAATTCGCTGCCGCTGGTGCGCGTGCTGGAGTGGACGTTCATCTTCCTGCCGCTTGCGTATCACGGCTTTTACGGCGTCTACATCTGGCTGCGCGGCAAGTCGAACGTGGTGTATTACCCGTGGGCCGGCAACTGGATGTACGTTGCCCAGCGCTGGACGGGCTTGATTTCGCTGCTCTACATCGGACAGCACGTTTGGCGTCAGCGGTTCTCTGGCGTTGATCTGCCGGAGCATCCGGGCGCGGCGTTCTGGAAGGTGCAGCAGGAACTGTCGCATCCCATCATGCTCGCCATCTACGCGATTGCGATGATTGCGGTGTGCTGGCACTTTGCGTATGGCGTGTGGCTCTTCGCGGCGAAGTGGGGCATCACTCCGGGTGAGACGGCACGGCGGCGGTTCGGCTGGATCTGCCTGGCCGGCGGCGTTCTGCTCTGCATCATGGGACTGGCTAGCATGTGGGCGTTTATCAGCCCGAAGTATCAGAACGCTCCACAGGAAGTGCCTGTGAACCAGTCTGTGGTGCAGTTGCAGAGTGTCAGCGTTTCGTAG
- a CDS encoding carboxymuconolactone decarboxylase family protein: MPAEVTTEARIDWQAFQDAAPEVVTAMRAIGAAVHHSGLERDLLELVKLRASQLNGCAFCLQFHLNDARKLGVRGEKLDLLAAWRDAGIYSERESAALAWTECVTLQNQHHVDDQAFAEVSRHFSEREITFLTIAIGHINFWNRVAAPFRFTPPIPRSAA, encoded by the coding sequence GTGCCGGCAGAGGTGACAACGGAAGCACGTATCGATTGGCAGGCGTTCCAGGACGCAGCGCCGGAGGTTGTGACGGCGATGCGCGCTATTGGGGCTGCTGTCCATCACTCCGGGCTGGAGCGCGATCTTCTAGAACTGGTCAAGCTACGTGCTTCGCAATTGAACGGCTGCGCATTTTGCCTGCAGTTCCATCTGAACGATGCCCGCAAGCTGGGCGTGAGGGGCGAGAAGCTCGATTTGCTGGCTGCATGGCGGGATGCGGGAATCTACTCGGAGCGGGAGTCGGCTGCCCTGGCGTGGACTGAGTGCGTGACATTGCAGAATCAGCATCACGTCGACGACCAGGCATTTGCCGAAGTCTCCAGGCATTTCTCAGAGCGCGAAATTACGTTTCTGACCATCGCGATTGGACACATCAACTTCTGGAACCGGGTAGCGGCGCCGTTTCGCTTCACGCCGCCGATTCCGCGTTCTGCTGCGTAG
- a CDS encoding alpha-L-rhamnosidase — protein MNLRSLSGIVRSLLSAAIVVGTLHSATLLCAATVTGPVDLRVDNLTTPLGIDDPTPSFSWRLDDAAPGAKQTAYQLTVFAKPATVPGDNVLAYWTTGRVESSQSMNIRYAGPALQPSARYYWSVTVYGIGGKAYPAAKTSWWETGLMTQDAWKADWIGYETAEEAAVRHASAKWIASPEAESLISEEKPPAEFQYRASIRIDKPVKSATLYATAQDTVAAWINGTQVIEASPFPAWHQMPWKKFVRADITGKLAQGDNILALESVVYVVRRNGKDAPPLIATIFVQYADGTTATFASSQAWKTSTHAADGWQQKSFDDSSWKSAVEFTQSRGDEAPLGNPWIPDSVKALRSDFNLSKPVKSARLYSTALGDYEMFLNGKRVGEDYFAPGWTDYRERVVYQTHDVTSLLAQGNNAIGALLAPGWYSTPLEWFQQPNNYGVTPPALRAQLRIEYGDGSVEWVATNRDWHAASSYIDHSELYDGESQDGRKTRLWSFKEVEMVKWPSVEVIEPKSIDILAQDYQPIRVEREMHAKAVSSPSPGVYIYDFGQNLAGIEKLRVSGPRGTDVKVRFAEILNDDGTMYTENLRTAKATDHFILAGTGVEEFTPQFTFHGFRYAEITGLKSNPGKDALTVLVLHTDAPFAAQLKTGNDMINKLWSNIVWGQRSNFVGIPTDCPQRDERLGWMADAQVFWRTASYNMDLAAFSRKFSRDMRGTQFNTAMYGIYAPGTGQENTGFGPGWSDAGVIIPWTAWLQTGDTSIIDQNWDAMTKYVAAIEDANSDGLWKNKGGTPFGDWLAPEGRTNQVLIATASWAYDAALLREMAHASGRTADEQKYAAMFDKIRAAFQKQFVHDDGFVAGADKGPNPMGERTHDTAAGIGDTQTGYVLALHMNLLPDNLRAAAAQKLVDKIQANNGLLGTGFLGTPYLLEELTKTGHADVAYQLLMNTKYPSWGYLIEHGATTTWERWNGDEMKKDPSMNSYNHYAYGAVADWIYRYAAGVDASSLDAGFHTIMLHPQFDKRLGSVDFTYPSSYGTIHSAWTVQGTKATWKITIPANTTGFISNAEKGSITSTRKYDGFMESAAGPNGEPGTRLQPGTYEFTAEVK, from the coding sequence ATGAACCTGCGCTCGTTGAGCGGGATTGTCCGGAGTCTGCTGTCTGCCGCCATCGTCGTTGGAACTCTGCACAGCGCAACCCTCCTCTGCGCGGCAACCGTCACCGGTCCCGTCGATCTGCGCGTCGACAATCTCACCACTCCCCTCGGCATCGACGACCCCACCCCAAGCTTTTCTTGGCGTCTCGACGACGCCGCCCCGGGCGCCAAGCAGACCGCCTACCAGCTGACTGTGTTCGCCAAACCCGCTACGGTTCCGGGTGACAACGTTCTGGCCTACTGGACCACCGGCCGGGTCGAATCGTCGCAGTCCATGAACATCCGCTATGCCGGACCCGCCCTCCAGCCCTCCGCACGCTACTACTGGAGCGTCACCGTCTATGGGATCGGCGGCAAAGCTTACCCCGCGGCAAAGACCTCCTGGTGGGAAACCGGCCTCATGACCCAGGACGCCTGGAAAGCCGACTGGATCGGCTACGAAACCGCCGAAGAAGCCGCAGTCCGCCACGCCTCAGCCAAATGGATCGCCAGCCCCGAAGCAGAGTCGCTCATCTCCGAGGAGAAGCCTCCCGCAGAATTCCAATACCGCGCGTCCATCCGAATCGACAAGCCCGTAAAGTCCGCCACCCTCTATGCCACCGCACAGGACACTGTGGCCGCCTGGATCAACGGCACGCAGGTGATCGAAGCCTCTCCGTTCCCCGCCTGGCATCAGATGCCGTGGAAGAAATTCGTGCGCGCCGACATCACCGGCAAACTCGCGCAGGGCGACAACATCCTGGCGCTTGAATCCGTTGTCTACGTAGTGCGCCGCAACGGCAAAGACGCGCCGCCGCTCATCGCGACCATTTTCGTGCAGTACGCCGACGGAACTACAGCTACCTTTGCCAGCAGCCAAGCCTGGAAGACCTCAACACATGCAGCCGACGGCTGGCAGCAGAAGTCCTTCGACGACTCGTCATGGAAGTCCGCTGTGGAATTCACGCAATCCCGCGGCGATGAGGCCCCGCTCGGCAACCCGTGGATTCCGGATTCCGTGAAGGCTCTCCGCAGCGACTTCAACCTGAGCAAGCCCGTAAAGTCTGCCCGTCTCTACTCAACGGCTCTTGGCGATTACGAGATGTTCCTCAATGGCAAACGCGTCGGCGAAGACTACTTCGCCCCGGGCTGGACGGACTATCGGGAGCGCGTGGTCTACCAGACGCACGACGTGACTTCTCTATTGGCGCAGGGGAACAACGCCATCGGTGCGCTGCTCGCTCCCGGTTGGTACTCAACGCCCCTGGAATGGTTCCAGCAGCCCAACAACTATGGAGTCACGCCGCCAGCCCTTCGTGCGCAATTGCGAATCGAGTATGGGGATGGCTCGGTTGAGTGGGTTGCAACGAATCGCGATTGGCACGCAGCTTCTTCGTACATCGATCATTCCGAACTCTATGATGGCGAATCACAGGATGGAAGAAAGACACGACTGTGGTCGTTCAAAGAAGTGGAGATGGTGAAATGGCCCTCTGTTGAGGTCATCGAGCCCAAATCCATTGACATCCTCGCCCAGGACTATCAGCCCATTCGCGTCGAACGCGAGATGCACGCCAAAGCCGTGAGCTCGCCGAGCCCCGGCGTCTACATCTACGACTTCGGCCAGAACCTGGCCGGCATCGAAAAGCTCCGCGTCTCCGGCCCGCGCGGCACCGACGTCAAAGTCCGCTTCGCCGAAATCCTCAACGACGACGGCACAATGTATACAGAGAATCTCCGTACCGCCAAGGCCACGGATCATTTCATTCTCGCCGGCACCGGTGTCGAAGAGTTCACCCCGCAGTTCACCTTTCACGGTTTCCGCTATGCCGAGATCACCGGCCTCAAATCAAATCCCGGCAAAGACGCTCTCACCGTCCTCGTCCTCCACACCGACGCGCCGTTCGCCGCGCAGCTCAAGACCGGCAACGACATGATCAACAAGCTCTGGAGCAACATCGTCTGGGGACAGCGCTCCAACTTCGTCGGCATCCCCACCGACTGCCCGCAGCGCGACGAGCGTCTTGGCTGGATGGCCGACGCGCAGGTCTTCTGGCGCACCGCCAGCTACAACATGGACCTCGCCGCCTTCTCGCGCAAGTTCTCTCGCGACATGCGTGGCACTCAATTTAATACTGCGATGTACGGCATCTACGCCCCTGGCACCGGTCAGGAGAACACTGGCTTCGGCCCCGGCTGGTCCGATGCCGGCGTCATCATTCCGTGGACCGCGTGGCTCCAGACCGGCGACACCAGCATCATCGATCAGAACTGGGATGCGATGACGAAATACGTTGCCGCGATCGAAGATGCCAACTCCGATGGCCTCTGGAAGAACAAGGGCGGCACTCCCTTCGGTGACTGGCTCGCTCCCGAAGGTCGCACCAACCAGGTGCTCATCGCCACCGCATCGTGGGCTTACGACGCAGCGCTGCTGCGCGAAATGGCGCACGCCTCCGGCCGCACCGCCGACGAGCAGAAGTACGCCGCCATGTTCGACAAGATCCGCGCAGCCTTCCAGAAGCAGTTCGTCCATGACGACGGCTTCGTCGCCGGCGCGGACAAGGGCCCGAACCCCATGGGCGAGCGCACCCACGACACCGCTGCCGGCATCGGTGACACGCAGACCGGCTATGTCCTCGCACTGCACATGAATCTGCTTCCTGACAATCTCCGCGCCGCGGCGGCGCAGAAGCTCGTCGACAAGATCCAGGCTAATAACGGCCTGCTTGGCACCGGCTTTCTCGGTACGCCATACCTCCTCGAAGAGCTCACCAAGACCGGCCACGCCGACGTCGCCTATCAACTCCTGATGAACACGAAGTACCCGTCCTGGGGCTATCTCATTGAGCACGGCGCAACCACCACGTGGGAGCGCTGGAACGGCGACGAGATGAAGAAGGATCCCAGCATGAACTCCTACAACCACTATGCCTACGGGGCAGTGGCTGACTGGATCTATCGCTACGCAGCGGGCGTTGACGCATCCTCGCTTGACGCCGGTTTCCACACCATCATGCTTCATCCTCAGTTCGACAAGCGCCTAGGCTCCGTGGACTTCACCTACCCATCGAGCTACGGAACGATTCACTCCGCATGGACGGTGCAGGGAACCAAAGCCACGTGGAAGATCACGATCCCTGCGAACACCACGGGCTTCATCAGCAATGCGGAAAAGGGCTCCATCACCAGCACACGCAAATACGACGGATTCATGGAATCGGCCGCCGGCCCTAACGGCGAACCCGGCACTCGCTTGCAACCCGGCACCTACGAGTTCACCGCGGAAGTGAAGTAG
- a CDS encoding complex I subunit 4 family protein has product MLAWTIYLSFAGALVEALLPKGRAGLARAVALVFALAGFLIAVAGFAAGAGQGRITITDVAWVPSMGIHYLLAADGISRVVVLLTGLAAVAGVLFSWNVDHRTNEFFAFFLALIGGVYGVFLSFDLFLLFVFYEIAIVPKYFLIAIWGSTRREYAAMKLALYSFVGSAMVLIALLAAYAASGSHSTSLLDLANAGLSIHSQMWLFPLTFIGFGILAGMWPFHTWAPTGHVAAPTAASMLLAGVVMKLGAYGCLRVAMGLFPHGMDPWGFTLLGIGSWRDVFAILAVIGIVYGALVALVQTDFKFVIGYSSVSHMGFVLLGLMTLNQIGLTGAVLQMYSHGVIAGLLFAIVGRMVYDRTHTRQFGELEQMHLLRRLPFPAWAFVIAGMASMGLPGFSGFVAELQVLIGSWHATPWWTAAAGIGIVVGVAYTWRALQKAFFTDVRPTAEDHPKEGWGDLGAITWPEVTAFSLLIAASLIVGVYPRILLDTIEPAVKAFLAGGAQ; this is encoded by the coding sequence ATGTTAGCGTGGACGATCTATCTCTCGTTTGCCGGCGCTCTTGTTGAGGCGCTCCTGCCCAAGGGCAGAGCCGGGCTCGCGCGCGCAGTCGCGCTCGTCTTTGCGCTTGCCGGCTTTCTGATCGCAGTCGCAGGCTTCGCGGCCGGAGCGGGCCAGGGCCGCATCACCATTACGGATGTGGCGTGGGTGCCTTCCATGGGCATTCACTATCTGCTCGCCGCCGACGGCATCAGCCGCGTGGTCGTACTGCTCACCGGCCTCGCTGCGGTAGCCGGCGTGCTCTTCAGCTGGAACGTCGACCACCGCACCAATGAGTTCTTCGCCTTCTTCCTCGCGCTCATCGGCGGCGTCTATGGCGTGTTCCTCAGCTTCGACCTGTTCCTTCTCTTTGTCTTTTACGAAATCGCCATCGTGCCAAAGTACTTCCTGATTGCGATCTGGGGCTCAACGCGGCGCGAATACGCGGCAATGAAGCTGGCGCTCTACTCCTTCGTAGGCTCCGCGATGGTGCTCATCGCGCTCCTCGCCGCATACGCTGCATCCGGTAGCCACTCCACCTCGCTTCTCGATCTCGCCAACGCGGGTCTCTCAATCCACTCGCAAATGTGGCTCTTCCCGCTCACATTCATCGGCTTCGGAATCCTCGCGGGCATGTGGCCCTTCCACACGTGGGCGCCTACCGGCCACGTGGCCGCTCCGACCGCGGCGTCCATGCTGCTTGCCGGCGTCGTCATGAAGCTCGGCGCGTACGGCTGCCTGCGCGTAGCCATGGGCCTCTTCCCGCACGGCATGGACCCCTGGGGCTTCACGCTCCTCGGCATCGGGTCCTGGCGCGACGTCTTCGCAATCCTTGCAGTGATCGGCATCGTCTACGGCGCGCTCGTCGCTCTTGTACAGACCGACTTCAAATTCGTCATCGGCTACTCCTCGGTCAGCCACATGGGCTTTGTGCTGCTCGGCCTCATGACGCTGAACCAGATCGGACTCACCGGTGCAGTGCTGCAGATGTACTCGCACGGCGTGATCGCCGGCCTACTCTTCGCCATCGTCGGCCGCATGGTCTATGACCGCACGCACACGCGCCAATTCGGCGAGCTCGAACAGATGCACCTGCTCCGAAGGTTGCCGTTTCCCGCGTGGGCATTTGTGATCGCGGGCATGGCCTCAATGGGCTTGCCCGGCTTCTCCGGATTCGTCGCAGAACTCCAGGTCCTCATCGGCTCCTGGCACGCAACGCCCTGGTGGACAGCCGCAGCCGGCATCGGCATCGTAGTCGGCGTTGCCTACACGTGGCGCGCGCTTCAGAAGGCGTTCTTCACGGACGTGAGACCAACCGCTGAAGATCATCCCAAGGAAGGCTGGGGCGACCTGGGCGCGATCACCTGGCCTGAGGTCACCGCATTCAGCCTCCTGATAGCGGCAAGTCTGATCGTCGGTGTGTATCCAAGAATTCTGCTAGACACAATTGAACCGGCAGTCAAGGCATTCCTCGCGGGAGGTGCGCAATGA
- the sdhB gene encoding succinate dehydrogenase iron-sulfur subunit codes for MANKTVQFEIKRQASPDQPAVWEKFELEWRPGMNVISAMMEIAANPVTADGKPTTPITYDSNCLEEICGSCAMRINGKARMACSALVDNLEQPIKVEPLSKFPLVRDLQVDRSVLFENLMRVKAWVPVDGTYDLGSGPRVYPQTQEANYPLSNCISCTCCMEVCPQFNDATGFVGAATIAQVKLFNNHPTGKVFKEERLRALAGDGGVQECGYAQNCVEACPKSIPLTDAISDVGRDVVVQKAKDWLRK; via the coding sequence ATGGCAAACAAAACCGTTCAATTCGAAATCAAGCGCCAGGCCAGCCCCGACCAGCCAGCTGTCTGGGAGAAGTTCGAACTCGAGTGGCGCCCGGGCATGAACGTCATCTCCGCCATGATGGAGATTGCCGCGAACCCGGTGACCGCGGACGGCAAGCCGACAACGCCGATCACGTACGACTCCAATTGTCTCGAGGAGATTTGCGGATCCTGCGCCATGCGCATCAACGGCAAGGCGCGTATGGCGTGCTCGGCGCTCGTTGATAATCTGGAACAGCCGATCAAGGTTGAGCCGCTGTCGAAGTTCCCGCTGGTGCGCGATTTGCAGGTCGACCGCTCGGTGCTTTTCGAGAACCTGATGCGGGTGAAGGCCTGGGTTCCGGTCGACGGGACTTACGATCTGGGTTCTGGCCCGCGTGTGTATCCGCAGACGCAGGAAGCGAACTATCCGCTTTCAAACTGCATTAGCTGCACATGCTGCATGGAGGTCTGCCCGCAGTTCAACGATGCCACCGGCTTTGTGGGCGCGGCGACCATCGCGCAGGTGAAGCTGTTCAACAATCACCCCACAGGCAAGGTGTTCAAGGAAGAGCGCCTGCGTGCGCTGGCCGGTGATGGCGGCGTTCAGGAATGCGGTTATGCGCAGAACTGCGTTGAGGCGTGCCCCAAGAGCATCCCGCTGACGGACGCGATCAGCGATGTGGGCAGGGATGTGGTGGTGCAGAAGGCGAAGGACTGGCTGCGGAAATAG